CGTTTTGATGTCTGAGGATTCCCAGTCCTTTATGGACGGTTCATATCGGTTGCCGGTTTCAGGAATTTCCAAAGGCTCTAGCCACTCATAAGCACACTGCACAGGAAAATTGGTTAGCACTTCACCAAACACACGAAAACAATCATCAGTGATTAAGCTTAGGGAAAGGTTTGGGTTTAGCTGTTGTAAAGTAGAAAGCACCTCTACTCCTCCTTTGATGTCGGTATCCTATCCCTTGACTGCTCCTGCCATCATGCCCGCAACGAAATAGCGCTGCAAGAAAATGTACACGAGCACCATAGGCAAGGAGGAAATAATCACTCCTGTGAATAGCATCGGGTAATTGGTTGCATACTGGCCCTGAAAATCGAGTAAAGCCAACGGCAAGGTTTTATACGCATTGTCTGTGATAAACAGCAATGGATACAAAAGATCATTCCAATTAATTACAAACAAGAAAATCGCTGTAGCTGACATGGATGGCAGAGACATGGGGACAACCATTTTCGTGAAGATCTTCCAGTTCCCTGCTCCATCAATCATGGATGCCTCAAAAAGTTCTTTTGGCAGGGTTTTCATAAAGCCTGTCAAAATGAAGATGGCAATCGGCATTGTAACAGCTACGTTCACTATAATCAGACCAAACAAGCTATCCGTTAGCTCAAGTTGAAGTACAAGCGAATAAAGAGGAACCATAATCACCTGTGCTGGCACGATCATACCGAGCGAAAAAACAGCGAACAGAACGCCGCCCACCCATCCGTGAATTCGGCTGATGCCAAATGCAATCATTGAGGCAAACAAGAGCGCGAAAAAAACCGAGCACAACGTGACAATCACAGAGTTGGCAAAGTAACCAACCATCGTTTGTTCAATAAAAATATCAATATAATTGGAGAATTGCAGTCCACTAGCCGGAATACCTAGTGGATTGTCAAAAGTTTGCTGCAGTGTTTTCATTGATGTCAAAATAACCATCAACATCGGGATTATAATTAGAAAACCATACAGCAACAAAGCACCTTTTTTCACCATGACACTTCACCTCTTTTATCAAGCATTGTGTTAATAGTTCACTCTGCCGGAACGCAAAGCCTTGAATTGCAGAAAGGTAATTAAAGCGATAATTGCCATAAAGATAACCGAAATAGCAGAGGCATAACCAAAGGAATAACTTCTGAAACCGACCTCATAAATGTAGGTGGCAATGATTTCAGTTGAATAATTCGGTCCACCGCGTGTCATTGCAAACACAAGATCAAACGCCTTGAACGACTGAATCGTCGTATAGGCGATGACAATCGTTGCCGAAGGCGCCAACAGCGGCCAAGTGACTTTTCTAAAGGTTTGCCACCTTGTCGCCCCCTCAATGTTGGCGACTTCATACAAGTCATTTGGAATAGCATGCAAGCCGGCCACGAAAATGATGAGCATCTGCCCTGCATGAAACCACACCTGGGTGAACGCCAGAGCAAAAATGGCTGCCGATTCATCACCAAGCCACCCTTGTTGAAGCTGTCCTAATCCCACTGCTTCAAGACCTGCGTTCAGAAGCCCAAGATTCGGATCATAGATAAACGACCAGACAAAGGCAACGGAGACGGAAGATAGAATGGTAGGAAAGAAAAACAATGCTCTCCAAAAGACATTAATCTTAGAATTCTTACGCAAAATCATTGCAAATACTAAGGCCACGATCGTTTGAAATACAACAACAAACAGGAGAAACTTTAGGTTATTCCCTATAGCCTTCATAAAAATGCTATCTCCTGTAAATGCACGTACATAGTTCTCAAATCCTACGAATGCATAGGACGGGGAAATCCCGTCCCAATTCGTCACTGAGTAGTAAAATGCACTCAATGCCGGATATAAGAAGAAAATGGCATACAGAATCGCTCCTGGTATGAAAAACAGATAAATGGATTTTGAAACTTTCACAACAAACCTACCCTCTCTCTATTGGAGGTTTTCTTCAACAATCTTTTGTGCCTCAGCAGCCGCTTCTTCTGGAGAAGCTCCGCCCAAAACATTTTCGATTGATGATAAAACGGCCTTTTCCACTTGCGCGTTGGTAATCATATAACGCGGTTGAAAGCGAGTCTCTTTTTCTGATAACCAGTACGCTGTGTTTTGAAGAGATTCATCCTCGTAGGTCACATCTTTCACTGTTAAATGCTGACCCGTTTCATTAGCATAGTAAGAAGCTACTTCCGGCTGACTGAGATAATCAATAAATGCCTTTGCCGCTTCTTTTTTCTCAGAATTCTCATTCACTGCCAACATAAAGGTCGCTGTGTGAATGCCATCATATCTTTTTTGATCCTCAGACACAGTGATAGGTGCAAGGAGATCCAACGAAAGCTCTGGATTTAGTTCTTTTAACGAAGACATGTGGTAGGATCCTGTCGCCAGCATTGCTGCTTCGCCTCTTGCAACAAGGGCCATAGCCGCATCCTGCTGCGTACCTAGAGGGTTGTCTTGGAAGTACCCCAGATCCAACAATTCCTTGATTTGCGTTAAGGTTTTGACCCACCACTCATCAGTTAACGAAGCTTCACCAGCCCCAAGTTTCTCAAAAATACCGTCTTCTGAGTTGTTCATGACCATGCTATTCATAAACTGGCCAACCCCGATATCAGCCGCAGGAATTGCAATTGGCGCTATCCCCTTTTCATCGAGCGCTTTGGCCATAGCGAGGAACCCTTCCCAGCTTTGTGGGATTTCATCAAAACCCGCTGCTTCAATGAGATCTTTGTTATACACCGGCATATTAAACACCATCTGATACGGAAGTGCATACTGCTTGCCATCTACCTGCCCAACTTCAATTGGAGTTTCCTCAAAATTTGAAACGAATGCTTCTTCCGTCAAATCTGCCATCAAGCCCGCCTTCTTCATAATTTCAAATTGTGAGCCTGGGAAGACCGCAAAAACGTCCCCGACAGAACCTGAGCGCAGCATTTGTTGGGCATTCG
This portion of the Aureibacillus halotolerans genome encodes:
- a CDS encoding carbohydrate ABC transporter permease, whose amino-acid sequence is MVKKGALLLYGFLIIIPMLMVILTSMKTLQQTFDNPLGIPASGLQFSNYIDIFIEQTMVGYFANSVIVTLCSVFFALLFASMIAFGISRIHGWVGGVLFAVFSLGMIVPAQVIMVPLYSLVLQLELTDSLFGLIIVNVAVTMPIAIFILTGFMKTLPKELFEASMIDGAGNWKIFTKMVVPMSLPSMSATAIFLFVINWNDLLYPLLFITDNAYKTLPLALLDFQGQYATNYPMLFTGVIISSLPMVLVYIFLQRYFVAGMMAGAVKG
- a CDS encoding carbohydrate ABC transporter permease gives rise to the protein MKVSKSIYLFFIPGAILYAIFFLYPALSAFYYSVTNWDGISPSYAFVGFENYVRAFTGDSIFMKAIGNNLKFLLFVVVFQTIVALVFAMILRKNSKINVFWRALFFFPTILSSVSVAFVWSFIYDPNLGLLNAGLEAVGLGQLQQGWLGDESAAIFALAFTQVWFHAGQMLIIFVAGLHAIPNDLYEVANIEGATRWQTFRKVTWPLLAPSATIVIAYTTIQSFKAFDLVFAMTRGGPNYSTEIIATYIYEVGFRSYSFGYASAISVIFMAIIALITFLQFKALRSGRVNY
- a CDS encoding ABC transporter substrate-binding protein yields the protein MKSRLRKYIGSFGLISMLTVAGCAGSGSSGGETASSGDTTTGEDVTQISFIHWRGEDVDAFEKIISDFESANQSVQVEMNTYPSEQYQSNAQQMLRSGSVGDVFAVFPGSQFEIMKKAGLMADLTEEAFVSNFEETPIEVGQVDGKQYALPYQMVFNMPVYNKDLIEAAGFDEIPQSWEGFLAMAKALDEKGIAPIAIPAADIGVGQFMNSMVMNNSEDGIFEKLGAGEASLTDEWWVKTLTQIKELLDLGYFQDNPLGTQQDAAMALVARGEAAMLATGSYHMSSLKELNPELSLDLLAPITVSEDQKRYDGIHTATFMLAVNENSEKKEAAKAFIDYLSQPEVASYYANETGQHLTVKDVTYEDESLQNTAYWLSEKETRFQPRYMITNAQVEKAVLSSIENVLGGASPEEAAAEAQKIVEENLQ